One Candidatus Thioglobus sp. genomic window, TAATTTGCTGTTCATTCTCAGTTTTTAAAATTGAACAGGTGGCGTATAGTAATGTGCCACCAGGTTTAAGCATGGTCCATAAATTCTCTAATATTTGTTGTTGCAAGCTAACCAGTGCTGCAATATCTTTGGGCTTTCTAAGCAGT contains:
- a CDS encoding 16S rRNA (cytosine(967)-C(5))-methyltransferase RsmB, coding for LLRKPKDIAALVSLQQQILENLWTMLKPGGTLLYATCSILKTENEQQITRFLESHEDAKEIKIELDWGIETCVGRQQLPVHNFDGFYYAKIQKALE